Proteins from one Microbacterium proteolyticum genomic window:
- a CDS encoding AI-2E family transporter gives MSRSSHPDPSAAGANAGEVTSRDRPVWSAIARPYAAGFFLTLGGLTALLLGLSLANLSTVLIYIAIALFIALALDPLVRRLVRRGISRAWAIVIVFGGLAIILTAALLLLIPPVVRQISQFITDVPTFINDAIDSDAVRWVEANFGDSLGDILKEVQTFFTNPANLTAIGGGLLQAGVTIATGISGAIIVLVLSLYFLASLPSMKNSLVRLSPARNRATVSEMTGQITDSVGGYLSGMVVLALINAVFAFIVLTIVGQPFAALLAALAFGITLIPLVGSVLFWGTATVFTLIVNPTAGLIFAIVYLVYMQLEAYILTPRVMSRTISVPGSLVVIGALVGGTLLGLLGALVAIPVTASLLLVVKQIIIPRQDAKK, from the coding sequence ATGAGCCGCTCGTCGCACCCCGATCCCTCCGCCGCCGGCGCCAACGCCGGGGAGGTCACCTCGCGTGACCGCCCCGTGTGGTCGGCGATCGCGCGGCCCTACGCGGCGGGTTTCTTCCTCACGCTGGGTGGGCTGACCGCGCTCCTCCTCGGCCTGTCGCTGGCGAACCTCTCCACGGTCCTCATCTACATCGCGATCGCCCTGTTCATCGCCCTCGCCCTCGATCCGCTCGTGCGCCGTCTCGTGCGCCGCGGCATCTCGCGCGCCTGGGCGATCGTCATCGTGTTCGGCGGGCTCGCGATCATCCTCACGGCCGCGCTGCTCCTCCTGATTCCCCCGGTCGTGCGTCAGATCTCGCAGTTCATCACGGACGTCCCCACCTTCATCAACGACGCCATCGACAGCGACGCCGTGCGGTGGGTCGAGGCGAACTTCGGCGACAGCCTCGGTGACATCCTCAAGGAAGTGCAGACGTTCTTCACCAACCCCGCGAACCTCACCGCGATCGGCGGCGGTCTGCTGCAGGCCGGCGTGACGATCGCGACGGGCATCTCCGGCGCGATCATCGTGCTCGTGCTGAGCCTGTACTTCCTGGCATCCCTGCCGTCGATGAAGAACTCGCTCGTGCGCCTCAGCCCCGCCCGCAACCGCGCGACGGTGTCGGAGATGACGGGTCAGATCACCGACTCGGTCGGTGGGTACCTGTCGGGCATGGTCGTGCTGGCGCTGATCAACGCGGTCTTCGCCTTCATCGTCCTGACGATCGTCGGGCAGCCCTTCGCCGCCCTGCTCGCGGCGCTCGCGTTCGGCATCACCCTGATCCCCCTCGTCGGGTCGGTGCTCTTCTGGGGCACCGCCACCGTGTTCACCCTCATCGTCAACCCGACCGCGGGACTCATCTTCGCGATCGTGTACCTCGTCTACATGCAGCTCGAGGCATACATCCTGACGCCGCGGGTCATGAGCCGGACAATCTCGGTCCCGGGGTCGCTCGTCGTGATCGGTGCACTCGTCGGCGGCACGCTGCTGGGTCTGCTCGGCGCCCTCGTCGCGATCCCCGTCACGGCCTCGCTGCTGCTGGTCGTGAAGCAGATCATCATCCCGCGTCAGGATGCCAAGAAGTAG
- a CDS encoding ABC transporter permease — protein MDGFRIPVGTWVDAGVDWLRDNLSGLFDVIAVVVRFLVGGLSDVLLAAPIVVVIVVAALLAWLIRSWKLALGTLVGFALILAMGQWVTAMQTLALVVVAAAVAVAISVPLGIWSARNPAVRAVMKPVLDFMQTMPAFVYLIPAITFFSIGVVPGVVATVIFALPPGVRLTELGIRGVDAETVEAGHAFGATPAQILRGIQLPLAMPTIMAGVNQVIMLALSMAVVAGMVGADGLGKEVVQSISTVNLPKGVEAGLSVVILAVYLDRLTAALGTRAANTSSLLAALDRRRGPGTPAADAAGEAADAAGEAGHQVASPRRAPITTGA, from the coding sequence ATGGACGGGTTCCGCATTCCTGTCGGCACGTGGGTCGACGCGGGCGTGGACTGGCTCCGCGACAACCTCTCGGGGCTTTTCGACGTCATCGCCGTGGTCGTCCGCTTCCTCGTCGGCGGCCTGAGCGACGTGCTCCTCGCGGCTCCGATCGTCGTCGTAATCGTCGTCGCCGCGCTGCTGGCCTGGCTGATCCGTTCGTGGAAGCTCGCGCTCGGCACCCTCGTCGGGTTCGCGCTCATCCTCGCGATGGGGCAGTGGGTGACCGCGATGCAGACGCTCGCGCTCGTCGTCGTGGCGGCGGCCGTCGCCGTGGCGATCTCGGTGCCGCTGGGCATCTGGTCGGCGCGCAACCCCGCGGTACGGGCGGTCATGAAGCCGGTGCTCGACTTCATGCAGACGATGCCCGCGTTCGTCTACCTGATCCCGGCCATCACGTTCTTCAGCATCGGTGTCGTCCCCGGCGTCGTCGCGACGGTCATCTTCGCGCTGCCCCCGGGCGTGCGTCTGACCGAGCTCGGCATCCGGGGCGTGGATGCCGAGACGGTCGAGGCCGGACACGCCTTCGGTGCGACGCCCGCGCAGATCCTCCGTGGCATCCAGCTCCCGCTCGCGATGCCCACGATCATGGCCGGGGTCAACCAGGTCATCATGCTCGCGCTGTCGATGGCGGTCGTGGCCGGCATGGTCGGCGCCGACGGTCTCGGCAAAGAGGTCGTGCAGTCGATCTCGACGGTCAACCTCCCCAAGGGCGTCGAGGCGGGCCTGAGCGTCGTGATCCTCGCGGTGTACCTGGACCGCCTGACCGCCGCCCTCGGCACCCGCGCCGCGAACACGTCGTCGCTCCTGGCCGCACTGGACCGCCGCCGCGGCCCCGGCACCCCCGCGGCCGATGCCGCAGGCGAGGCCGCCGACGCCGCAGGCGAGGCCGGGCACCAGGTCGCCTCCCCGCGCCGCGCCCCGATCACGACGGGTGCCTGA
- a CDS encoding chorismate mutase, translated as MTDADPTTILQGLRGSIDNIDAALIFLLAERFRCTKQVGVLKAQHGMPASDPSREEQQIARLKRLAAEADLDPEFAEKWFNFVVAEVIRHHRSAAGTAAAGTSADD; from the coding sequence ATGACCGACGCCGACCCCACGACGATCCTGCAGGGCCTGCGCGGCAGCATCGACAACATCGACGCCGCGCTCATCTTCCTGCTCGCCGAGCGATTCCGCTGCACCAAGCAGGTCGGTGTGCTCAAGGCGCAGCACGGGATGCCGGCATCCGATCCTTCTCGCGAAGAGCAGCAGATCGCCCGCTTGAAGCGTCTGGCCGCCGAGGCCGACCTCGACCCGGAGTTCGCGGAGAAGTGGTTCAACTTCGTCGTGGCCGAGGTCATCCGTCACCACCGGTCGGCCGCGGGCACGGCGGCCGCGGGCACGTCGGCCGACGACTGA
- a CDS encoding quaternary amine ABC transporter ATP-binding protein, which produces MRPPEAAQVHTVTPPHAIAAKNLFKVFGRSPQSAVEKLRAGARRDDLGDAGTAAVIDASFDVEPGEIFVIMGLSGSGKSTIIRMLNGLHDATAGTVEVQGDPLTGVSPARLRSLRRERIAMVFQHFALLPHRTVAANVAYPLEIRGVGKAERLAKANEILGLVGLEGWGDKLPSALSGGMQQRVGIARALAADTDILLMDEAFSALDPLIRREMQEQLLELQRTLKKTIVFITHDLNEAMFLGDRIAVMRDGRIVQIGTPEDILTDPANDYVEQFVQDVDRARVLTAANVMERPRPRVDAAAGPRTALRQMRDAYMSAVYVTDRDRKLLGIVTDRDAVKLVRAGESSLLGRLKPVPQSVREDEVLMNLFVPAVESPLPLAVVDAEGRLTGVIPRVTLLAALGPGPTATEEITVLPQPVPSAEIDAVLADAGDAPEAVASGIEGVR; this is translated from the coding sequence ATGCGGCCACCCGAGGCCGCGCAGGTGCACACAGTGACCCCTCCGCACGCCATCGCGGCGAAGAACCTCTTCAAGGTCTTCGGCCGCTCCCCGCAGTCCGCCGTCGAGAAGCTCCGCGCCGGTGCGCGGCGCGACGACCTCGGCGACGCCGGAACCGCCGCCGTCATCGACGCGAGCTTCGACGTCGAACCCGGCGAGATCTTCGTGATCATGGGCCTCTCCGGCTCCGGCAAATCCACCATCATCCGCATGCTCAACGGCTTGCACGACGCCACGGCCGGAACCGTCGAGGTGCAGGGCGACCCGCTCACCGGCGTGAGCCCCGCGCGCCTGCGGAGCCTGCGCCGTGAGCGCATCGCGATGGTGTTCCAGCACTTCGCCCTCCTTCCGCACCGCACGGTCGCCGCGAACGTGGCGTACCCGCTCGAGATCCGCGGCGTCGGCAAGGCCGAGCGCCTCGCGAAGGCGAACGAGATCCTCGGCCTCGTGGGCCTCGAGGGGTGGGGCGACAAGCTTCCCTCGGCTCTGTCCGGCGGGATGCAGCAGCGTGTGGGCATCGCCCGCGCGCTCGCCGCCGACACCGACATCCTGCTCATGGACGAGGCGTTCAGCGCTCTCGACCCGCTCATCCGCCGCGAGATGCAGGAGCAGCTCCTCGAGCTGCAACGGACGCTGAAGAAGACGATCGTGTTCATCACGCACGACCTCAACGAGGCGATGTTCCTCGGTGACCGCATCGCCGTCATGCGCGACGGTCGCATCGTCCAGATCGGCACGCCGGAGGACATCCTCACCGATCCCGCCAACGACTACGTCGAGCAGTTCGTGCAGGACGTCGACCGCGCCCGTGTGCTCACGGCGGCGAACGTCATGGAGCGTCCCCGTCCCCGGGTGGATGCCGCCGCCGGCCCGCGCACGGCCCTGCGCCAGATGCGCGACGCGTACATGTCGGCCGTGTACGTCACCGACCGCGACCGCAAGCTCCTCGGGATCGTCACCGACCGGGATGCCGTGAAGCTCGTCCGCGCGGGCGAGAGCTCGCTCCTCGGGCGGCTCAAGCCCGTGCCGCAGAGCGTCCGCGAGGACGAGGTGCTCATGAACCTGTTCGTGCCCGCCGTCGAGTCCCCGCTGCCGTTGGCGGTCGTGGATGCCGAGGGACGCCTCACCGGCGTCATCCCGCGCGTGACGCTGCTCGCCGCCCTCGGGCCCGGACCCACCGCCACGGAGGAGATCACCGTGCTCCCGCAGCCCGTGCCGTCCGCCGAGATCGACGCCGTGCTGGCCGACGCGGGTGATGCCCCCGAAGCCGTGGCATCCGGAATCGAGGGGGTGCGCTGA